Within Sphingobium sp. SCG-1, the genomic segment GCTCCACATTGGCGCAGGTGCTGGTCGAGGATGGCGACGAACTGGAGATCGTGCACTTTGTCGGCGGTGGCGACCATGCGCCGGTTCGGGACGATAGCTGGACGGTTGCGGGCAAGACGTTCCGATCGCGCCTGATCGTCGGCACCGGCAAATATAAGGATTTCGCGCAGAATGCCGCTGCGCTGGAGGCATCGGGCGCGGAGATCGTGACGGTCGCGGTGCGCCGCGTGAATGTGTCGGACCCGAATGCGCCGATGCTGACCGACTATATCGACCCCAAGAAAGTGACGTATCTCCCCAACACCGCAGGCTGCTTTACGGGCGAGGACGCGATCCGCACCTTGCGGCTGGCGCGCGAGGCGGGCGGTTGGGATTTGGTGAAGCTCGAAGTGCTCGGCGAGGCGCGGACGCTCTATCCCGACATGCTGGAGACGTTGCGGGCGACCGAGATTCTGGCAAACGAAGGCTTCAAGCCGATGGTCTATTGCGTGGATGACCCTATCGGCGCGAAGCGGCTGGAGAATGCGGGTGCGGTGGCGATCATGCCTCTGGGTGCGCCGATCGGATCGGGCTTGGGCATTCAGAACAAGGTGACGATCCGCCTGATCGTCGAGGGCACGTCCCTGCCGGTGCTGGTCGATGCAGGCGTGGGCACTGCGTCGGAAGCGGCGGTGGCCATGGAACTGGGTTGTGCCGGCGTGTTGATGAACACTGCGATAGCCGAGGCGCGCGACCCCATACTGATGGCGGGCGCGATGAAATCGGCCGTCGAGGCGGGGCGCATGGCGTATCTCGCCGGGCGCATGGGGCGACGGATGTATGCCGATCCGTCCAGTCCGCTGGCGGGATTGATCTGACCGCCCTCAATCCCCCTGCCGCCTTTCGCGGGAGAGGGATTGAGGAAGCGGTGGCTTTCTAGAACCCCACTCGCGCTGTCACACGCAGATCGCGGCCCGGCAGCGGGGCGTAATCTTTCAGGAAGCTCGCGTGGCGGCGGGCTTCGACGTCGAAGATGTTGTTCGCGGAGAAGACGATGCTGGTCTGCGGGTGATCGGCAAAGGGTTTGAACGCCAGCGATGCGTTGACGAGCGTGAAGCCCCCCGTGTCCGTCTCGGTAGCGGCGGTGCGGTTCTGCGCGAAGCTGTGCTCGATCTCCCCGCGCGCCGTCACGCGATCGCTTGCGGCTTGCAGGCCACCTAGCAGGCGTAGCGGGGGAATGCGCGGCCCAGGGCCGGAGCCGACCACCGTCGCGCGCACATAATCGACGCTTCCATCAAAGTTGACGGCATAGCTGCCCACTTGCGCCAGCTTGGCGGTGGCCTGCGCCTCGAACCCGTAATAGCGTGCCTTGGCCTGGTTGTTCTGGAAGCAGGGGAAGTCGAGCGGTTCACCGCCGTTCACGGCCTGACAGAAGCTGTCGTTGACGATGCTCTCGTAAATGTAGCCGTCGAACCAGTTGTGATAGGCCGAGAGCGAAACCGTGTAGCCCTTGCCGACGCCCCGCAAAGTACCCTCCACACCCCAGCTCTTCTCCTTGCCGAAGCCGGGATTGCCGAGTTCGAACGCCTGCGTCCCCGCATGATTGCCGCGTGCGAACAGTTCTTCGGCAGAGGGGGCGCGCTCGCTGCGGGAGAGGTTCAAACCGACGCGCCAGCCTGCCAGGACTTCGTGGCTCGCGCCCAGCGAACCGGACAGTGAATTGAAGCTGCGGTCGTAGGCGGGATTGTCGAGGTCCGGGTCGGCGACAGCACGGATAATCGTGTGCTCGAACCTACCACCAGCCTCGAGCCGGGTGCTGCCGAGGTCGAGCGATTGCAGGGTGAAGATGCCGAACTGCTGCGTCTCGTTCTTGGGCAGGAATTTCTCTTCGCCAACGACGTTGAAGTCGCGGATGAACATCTGTCCGCCGAAGGCACCATCCCAGCCGCCATGCTTGGCCTGAATGAATTCGAGGCGCGACTCTACGGACTGATTGTAGAAGGTCGTGCCGACTTCGCCGGTATCCTCTATCTCCTGATGCTGATAATCGGCGAACCCGGCACGCAGGCGGATGCTGTCGAGCAACCCGCCGCCGGTCGATACTTCGCTGCGCAAATCGGCGCGAGTCTGCTTCATGTGCAGGCGGACCATCTCGCTTTCCACATTCGGGTCGAGCGAATAGCGCGCGGGAACGCCATAGAAATTGTCGATATGGTTGACCGAGAAGCCGATATTGCCGCCATCGGTGATGAACGCCGCGCCGCCCGCGACTTCCCAGTTCTTCGCGCTGCTGTTGGGAAGCTTGCCGCGAAGCGTGGCTAAATCGGCAATCTCCGGGTCGCCGCTCGCCGCTGCCTGCGCGCGCAGGGCCGGCGTCAGGATGTAGCTGCCGGTGTCTAGATTGCCGGTCCGGGTGTAGGTGCCGTCGAAGTGGACGACGAACTGGTCGCCGATCGGCACTTCGATCTTACCCGAGCCGGTGCGTTCGTCCGACGCGCTGCCATAGCTGCCGATGGCGTCGATATGCACTGGCTCATCGGGGACACGGCGGGGAATGCGGCTGTCGATGACGTTGACCACGCCGCCGATTGCGGAAGAGCCATAGAGCAGGGCAGCCGGACCGCGCAGCACTTCGATGCGCTCCGCCGTCAACGGGTTGATCGCGACGGCATGATCGACCGAGGTGTTCGATACGTCGAAGCTCCCGATCCCGTCGGTGAGGATGCGGACGCGCTCACCTTGGAAACCGCGCAGTACGGGGCGCGAAGCGTTGGGGCCAAAGGATGTGGCCGATACGCCTGGCTGACGGGACAGCGTCTCGCCGATAGTCGGGCGCAGGTCGCGCGTCAGTTGTTCGCCCGTGACGACCGAAGTGCCCGAGAGAATATCACCCTGCCGCCGGGGGATCAGTGCGGTGACGACGATGTCGGCGGGGCGCTGATCGTGATAGCCGTCCGCTGGTTCCCCTTGCGCATGGGCCATCGGCATCACGCCCGGGA encodes:
- the thiS gene encoding sulfur carrier protein ThiS, which produces MSVDGTISIHVNGEHRRIREGMTLAQLASEMGLVPEKVAVERNLEVVPRSTLAQVLVEDGDELEIVHFVGGGDHAPVRDDSWTVAGKTFRSRLIVGTGKYKDFAQNAAALEASGAEIVTVAVRRVNVSDPNAPMLTDYIDPKKVTYLPNTAGCFTGEDAIRTLRLAREAGGWDLVKLEVLGEARTLYPDMLETLRATEILANEGFKPMVYCVDDPIGAKRLENAGAVAIMPLGAPIGSGLGIQNKVTIRLIVEGTSLPVLVDAGVGTASEAAVAMELGCAGVLMNTAIAEARDPILMAGAMKSAVEAGRMAYLAGRMGRRMYADPSSPLAGLI
- a CDS encoding TonB-dependent receptor domain-containing protein, whose product is MMMRRLLLASSALLALPGVMPMAHAQGEPADGYHDQRPADIVVTALIPRRQGDILSGTSVVTGEQLTRDLRPTIGETLSRQPGVSATSFGPNASRPVLRGFQGERVRILTDGIGSFDVSNTSVDHAVAINPLTAERIEVLRGPAALLYGSSAIGGVVNVIDSRIPRRVPDEPVHIDAIGSYGSASDERTGSGKIEVPIGDQFVVHFDGTYTRTGNLDTGSYILTPALRAQAAASGDPEIADLATLRGKLPNSSAKNWEVAGGAAFITDGGNIGFSVNHIDNFYGVPARYSLDPNVESEMVRLHMKQTRADLRSEVSTGGGLLDSIRLRAGFADYQHQEIEDTGEVGTTFYNQSVESRLEFIQAKHGGWDGAFGGQMFIRDFNVVGEEKFLPKNETQQFGIFTLQSLDLGSTRLEAGGRFEHTIIRAVADPDLDNPAYDRSFNSLSGSLGASHEVLAGWRVGLNLSRSERAPSAEELFARGNHAGTQAFELGNPGFGKEKSWGVEGTLRGVGKGYTVSLSAYHNWFDGYIYESIVNDSFCQAVNGGEPLDFPCFQNNQAKARYYGFEAQATAKLAQVGSYAVNFDGSVDYVRATVVGSGPGPRIPPLRLLGGLQAASDRVTARGEIEHSFAQNRTAATETDTGGFTLVNASLAFKPFADHPQTSIVFSANNIFDVEARRHASFLKDYAPLPGRDLRVTARVGF